One region of Streptomyces subrutilus genomic DNA includes:
- a CDS encoding ATP-binding protein, whose product MRDPMTALTDAFTSFVFGKVETTRLPVRTSTGQAQAVYLPTAAPGLGDSGVIIGREVYSGKGYIYDPFQLYGQQLPAPHWLVLGESGNGKSALEKTYVLRQLRFKDRQVVVLDAQGEDGVGEWNLIAQQLGITPIRLDPIAASDDGIRLNPLDPAITTTGQLALLRTIIEVAMGHGLDERAGFALKVAHAHVVDAIRDRQPVLTDIVEQLRHPEAESALAMNVDIDDVRAWGLDVALVLDRLVDGDLRGMFDGPTTVGIDLDAPLIVFDLSHIDRNSIAMPILMAIVGVWLEHTWIRPDRKKRIFLVEEAWHIINSPFVAQLFQRLLKFGRRLGLSFVAVVHHLSDVVDGAAAREAAAILKMASTRTIYAQKADEARATGLVLGLPRWAVEIIPTLTPGIAVWDVNGNVQVVKHLITEAERPLVYTDRAMTESSVPNLLPDELLAAELEAEERALSIERRRGNGGPGSATTVA is encoded by the coding sequence ATGCGAGATCCCATGACAGCGCTGACGGACGCCTTCACCAGCTTCGTCTTCGGCAAAGTCGAAACCACGCGCCTGCCCGTACGCACCTCCACCGGGCAGGCGCAAGCCGTCTACCTGCCCACCGCTGCCCCCGGACTCGGCGACTCCGGCGTCATCATCGGCCGCGAGGTCTACAGCGGCAAGGGCTACATCTACGACCCCTTCCAGCTGTACGGCCAGCAGCTCCCCGCCCCCCACTGGCTGGTCCTCGGCGAATCCGGCAACGGCAAGTCCGCCCTGGAGAAGACCTACGTCCTGCGCCAGCTCCGCTTCAAGGACCGCCAGGTCGTCGTCCTCGACGCCCAGGGCGAAGACGGCGTCGGCGAATGGAACCTCATCGCCCAGCAGCTGGGGATAACCCCCATCCGCCTGGACCCCATCGCCGCCAGCGACGACGGGATCCGCCTCAACCCCCTCGACCCGGCGATCACCACGACCGGACAGCTCGCACTGCTCCGGACCATCATCGAGGTCGCCATGGGCCACGGCCTCGACGAGCGCGCCGGCTTCGCCCTCAAGGTCGCCCACGCCCACGTCGTCGACGCCATCCGGGACCGCCAGCCCGTCCTCACCGACATCGTGGAACAACTGCGCCACCCCGAAGCCGAATCGGCGCTCGCGATGAACGTCGACATAGACGACGTGCGGGCCTGGGGCCTCGACGTGGCCCTGGTCCTCGACCGGCTCGTCGACGGCGACCTGCGCGGCATGTTCGACGGCCCGACCACCGTCGGCATCGACCTCGACGCGCCCCTGATCGTCTTCGACCTCTCCCACATCGACCGCAACTCCATCGCGATGCCGATCCTCATGGCGATCGTCGGCGTCTGGCTGGAACACACCTGGATCCGGCCCGACCGCAAGAAGCGCATCTTCCTCGTCGAAGAGGCCTGGCACATCATCAACAGCCCCTTCGTGGCCCAGCTGTTCCAGCGCCTGTTGAAGTTCGGCCGACGCCTCGGCCTGTCCTTCGTCGCCGTCGTCCACCACCTCTCCGACGTCGTCGACGGCGCAGCCGCACGCGAAGCCGCGGCCATCCTCAAGATGGCCTCGACCCGGACCATCTACGCCCAGAAAGCCGACGAGGCACGCGCCACCGGCCTGGTCCTCGGCCTCCCGCGCTGGGCCGTGGAAATCATCCCCACCCTCACCCCGGGCATCGCCGTCTGGGACGTCAACGGCAACGTCCAGGTGGTCAAACACCTGATCACCGAGGCCGAACGCCCCCTCGTCTACACCGACCGCGCCATGACCGAGTCCTCGGTGCCCAACCTGCTCCCCGACGAACTCCTCGCCGCCGAACTCGAGGCGGAGGAACGCGCCCTGTCCATCGAACGCCGCCGCGGCAACGGCGGCCCGGGTTCCGCGACCACGGTGGCCTGA
- a CDS encoding pentapeptide repeat-containing protein, translating to MEHVSTRLPQPPALPLLQADCSNCFALCCVALPFAKSNDFAVNKPAGTPCKNLREDFRCGIHTRLRDTGFQGCTVFDCFGAGQQVSQVTFGGRDWRTHPETRAEMFDVFPVMRQLHELLFYVAEALTLPAAAPLHAQLRDALAETSAHTRADAAALSDLDVGALRQKINTLLLKTSELVRGKVPGRKKNHRGADLMGARLAGADLRGGNLRGAYLIAADLGRADLRTADLIGADLRDANLREADLRHALFLTQAQLNAAQGSPGTRIPPHLTRPTHWAQG from the coding sequence ATGGAACACGTGTCCACGCGTCTCCCCCAGCCCCCGGCCCTCCCCCTCCTCCAGGCGGACTGCTCGAACTGCTTCGCACTGTGCTGCGTCGCCCTCCCCTTCGCCAAGTCCAACGACTTCGCCGTGAACAAGCCCGCCGGCACCCCCTGCAAGAACCTGCGGGAGGACTTCCGCTGCGGGATCCACACCCGGCTGCGCGACACGGGCTTCCAGGGCTGCACCGTCTTCGACTGCTTCGGGGCGGGCCAGCAGGTGTCCCAGGTCACCTTCGGCGGCCGCGACTGGCGCACCCACCCCGAGACCCGGGCCGAGATGTTCGATGTCTTCCCGGTGATGCGGCAGCTGCACGAGCTCCTCTTCTACGTCGCGGAGGCCCTGACCCTCCCGGCCGCCGCCCCCCTCCACGCACAGCTCCGGGACGCCCTGGCGGAAACCTCCGCCCACACCCGCGCGGACGCGGCCGCCCTCTCGGACCTGGACGTCGGCGCCCTCCGCCAGAAGATCAACACCCTGCTGCTGAAGACCAGCGAGCTCGTACGGGGCAAGGTGCCGGGCCGCAAGAAGAACCACCGCGGAGCCGACCTCATGGGCGCCCGCCTCGCCGGCGCGGACCTGCGCGGCGGCAACCTGCGCGGCGCCTACCTGATCGCCGCCGACCTCGGCCGCGCCGACCTCCGCACGGCCGACCTCATCGGCGCGGACCTCCGCGACGCAAACCTCCGCGAAGCGGACCTGCGCCACGCCCTCTTCCTCACCCAGGCCCAACTGAACGCGGCCCAGGGCTCCCCCGGCACCCGCATCCCCCCGCACCTCACCCGCCCGACCCACTGGGCCCAGGGCTGA
- a CDS encoding LysE family translocator, translating into MTEVIAVAVITMLAVISPGADFAMVVRNSYLYGRPTGLFAAAGVAAGVLVHVSYTMLGVGLLIASSTTLFTVIKLAGAAYLVWIGIRTFRARVEVTVDLESAQRLTRLGAMRSGFLTNVLNPKTTLFVVSTFTQVVNPGTPVWQQAGYGLFMSAAHLGWFGAVALFFSNSRLRERMLKAQKALNRAIGSVLVGLGVGLGFAR; encoded by the coding sequence ATGACAGAAGTGATCGCAGTCGCCGTCATCACCATGCTCGCCGTGATCAGCCCCGGCGCGGACTTCGCCATGGTGGTCCGCAACAGCTACCTCTACGGGCGGCCCACCGGACTGTTCGCCGCCGCCGGGGTCGCGGCCGGCGTGCTGGTGCACGTCTCCTACACGATGCTCGGGGTCGGTCTGCTGATCGCCTCCTCCACCACCCTGTTCACCGTGATCAAGCTGGCGGGTGCGGCCTATCTGGTGTGGATCGGGATACGGACCTTCCGGGCGCGGGTCGAGGTGACCGTGGACCTGGAGTCCGCGCAGCGGCTGACGCGGCTCGGGGCGATGCGGTCGGGGTTCCTGACCAACGTGCTCAACCCGAAGACGACGCTGTTCGTGGTGTCGACCTTCACCCAGGTGGTCAACCCGGGCACTCCGGTGTGGCAGCAGGCCGGGTACGGGTTGTTCATGTCGGCCGCGCACCTGGGCTGGTTCGGGGCGGTGGCGCTGTTCTTCTCCAACTCCCGGCTCCGGGAGCGGATGCTGAAGGCGCAGAAGGCCCTGAACCGGGCCATCGGGTCGGTGCTGGTGGGTCTGGGCGTGGGCCTCGGTTTCGCTCGGTGA
- a CDS encoding SCO6880 family protein: MTTQSHQMHPVAPRRTYLIGRARPNAIVGKNRETGEIALIIAGAFFGMMSGLIVPDLTLRIVSLVGFPMLALAAVYVPYKGRTFYRWFEINRSYKRTLRRGTTYRSGAMEAGVRGSDGREVEVGPPPGIGRISWLAAPFGPDEIAVLLHADRRTVTAAIEIEGPGVGLRDSEDQEALVDRFGTLLKHVANGDGFVTRLQMLARTLPADPDAHAKDVAQRGDTRAPGWLRDSYDQLQSMVSTSSEQHRAYLVACMHYTRELAAEAHTIARAATPHKGRRLNRDAGLAIVMARELTDICARLAEADIRVRQPLGQGRLASLVHSMYDPDHPIDHIQAMTKRNAWPAELDAVEPTYLQAKTRESSTRAPWCHATAWVKEWPMTPVGVNFLAPLLVHTPDVIRTVAVTMDLEPTEVAIERMLTEKTNDEADASRAAKMNRTVDPRDIAAHGRLDQRGEDLASGAAGVNLVGYITVSSRSPEALARDKRTIRASAGKSYLKLEWCDREHHRAFVNTLPFATGIRR, translated from the coding sequence TTGACGACCCAGTCCCATCAGATGCACCCGGTCGCGCCCCGCCGCACGTATCTCATCGGCCGGGCCCGGCCGAACGCGATCGTCGGCAAGAACCGCGAGACCGGCGAGATCGCCCTGATCATCGCCGGGGCGTTCTTCGGCATGATGAGCGGACTGATCGTCCCCGACCTCACCCTGCGCATCGTCAGCCTCGTCGGCTTCCCCATGCTCGCCCTCGCCGCCGTGTACGTCCCGTACAAGGGCCGCACCTTCTACCGCTGGTTCGAGATCAACCGCAGCTACAAGCGCACCCTGCGACGCGGCACCACCTACCGCTCGGGCGCCATGGAAGCCGGCGTACGCGGCTCCGACGGCCGCGAGGTCGAGGTCGGCCCGCCCCCCGGCATCGGCCGCATCAGCTGGCTCGCCGCCCCCTTCGGCCCCGACGAGATCGCCGTACTCCTCCACGCCGACCGCAGAACGGTCACCGCCGCCATCGAGATCGAGGGCCCCGGCGTCGGCCTGCGCGACAGCGAGGACCAAGAAGCGCTCGTCGACCGCTTCGGTACCCTCCTCAAGCACGTGGCCAACGGCGACGGCTTCGTCACCCGCCTGCAGATGCTCGCCCGCACCCTGCCCGCCGACCCCGACGCCCACGCCAAGGACGTCGCCCAGCGCGGCGACACCCGGGCCCCCGGCTGGCTGCGCGACTCCTACGACCAGCTCCAGTCGATGGTGTCCACCTCCTCCGAGCAGCACCGCGCCTACCTCGTCGCCTGCATGCACTACACCCGCGAACTCGCCGCCGAGGCCCACACCATCGCCCGCGCCGCCACCCCCCACAAGGGCCGCAGGCTCAACCGCGACGCCGGCCTCGCCATCGTCATGGCCCGCGAGCTCACCGACATCTGCGCCCGCCTCGCCGAAGCCGACATCCGCGTCCGCCAGCCCCTCGGCCAGGGCCGCCTCGCCTCCCTCGTGCACTCCATGTACGACCCGGACCACCCCATCGACCACATCCAGGCCATGACCAAGCGCAACGCCTGGCCCGCCGAACTCGACGCGGTGGAACCCACCTACCTCCAGGCCAAGACCCGCGAGTCCTCCACCCGCGCCCCCTGGTGCCACGCCACCGCGTGGGTGAAGGAATGGCCCATGACCCCCGTCGGCGTCAACTTCCTCGCCCCCCTCCTCGTCCACACCCCCGACGTCATCCGCACCGTCGCCGTCACCATGGACCTGGAGCCCACCGAGGTGGCCATCGAGCGCATGCTCACCGAGAAGACCAACGACGAGGCCGACGCCTCCCGCGCCGCCAAGATGAACCGCACCGTCGACCCCCGCGACATCGCCGCCCACGGCCGGCTCGACCAGAGGGGTGAAGATCTCGCCAGCGGCGCTGCCGGAGTCAACCTCGTCGGGTACATCACGGTGTCCTCGCGTTCACCGGAGGCCCTCGCCCGCGACAAGCGCACCATCCGCGCCTCCGCCGGCAAGTCCTACCTGAAGCTCGAATGGTGCGACCGCGAGCACCACCGCGCCTTCGTCAACACCTTGCCGTTCGCCACCGGCATCCGACGCTAG
- a CDS encoding type VI secretion protein, with amino-acid sequence MHDARRTEPPARAGGVPDGLLVGLLAFLLGLALLVWSATGLAAVFAQGAWPDTVTFTRTPEAVRALIAQPHDLPGAWPDTDPAALSGWGLFWGLFLSQLLVLFVLTVFAIGVIARTKSRRALARQAAAEAPVPYEPPHAAPSPEPRPHTPAPVPAPATAHKPQPYVPAPAHAPALESAPAQATAPPPTAAAPPAPVRADRTPAPSDEAYRYGFGYAPAPPAQAAPQPRMAYAGPAERLRLAAQNIAAAEGAALIVTSSPDLWAETKDARAKLGPVLVYDPSHLCDTPARMHWNPAEGCAERETAAARALALLAPVRPQARMDAAVADTAETLLRSWLQAAALGDRPFKQLHRWTQGNGAQDPVRILRTHPQAAPGAAGELESALTAHPERREMAQHLTARALACLTSIHIREACNPNRTDSLTLASFVTEGGTLYLVGEPLEDPRTHPGAMPLLTALAADVVEHGRRMAARSSHGRLAPPLTLVLDDVAAVAPIPQLPQLLTDETLPLLALCRSREQARARWPEADLP; translated from the coding sequence ATGCACGACGCACGACGCACGGAGCCCCCCGCCCGCGCCGGGGGCGTCCCGGACGGCCTGCTGGTCGGCCTGCTGGCCTTCCTCCTCGGCCTCGCCCTCCTCGTCTGGTCGGCGACCGGCCTCGCCGCGGTCTTCGCCCAGGGCGCCTGGCCCGACACCGTCACCTTCACCCGCACCCCGGAGGCCGTCCGCGCCCTGATAGCGCAGCCGCACGACCTCCCGGGCGCCTGGCCCGACACCGACCCGGCGGCCCTCTCCGGCTGGGGACTGTTCTGGGGCCTGTTCCTCAGCCAGCTCCTGGTGCTGTTCGTCCTCACCGTCTTCGCCATCGGCGTGATCGCCCGCACCAAGTCCCGCCGCGCCCTGGCCAGACAGGCCGCCGCCGAGGCCCCCGTACCGTACGAACCCCCGCACGCGGCCCCGTCCCCGGAGCCCCGGCCCCACACCCCGGCCCCCGTACCGGCCCCGGCAACCGCCCACAAGCCCCAGCCCTACGTACCAGCCCCCGCCCACGCCCCGGCACTGGAATCCGCCCCCGCCCAGGCGACCGCACCCCCGCCCACCGCCGCCGCGCCCCCGGCCCCCGTCCGCGCGGACCGTACGCCCGCCCCCTCGGACGAGGCCTACCGCTACGGCTTCGGCTACGCCCCCGCGCCCCCCGCCCAGGCCGCACCGCAGCCCCGCATGGCCTACGCCGGCCCCGCCGAGCGCCTGCGGCTGGCCGCGCAGAACATCGCCGCGGCGGAGGGCGCCGCCCTGATCGTGACCTCCTCGCCCGACCTGTGGGCCGAGACCAAGGACGCCCGCGCCAAACTCGGCCCGGTCCTCGTCTACGACCCCTCGCACCTGTGCGACACCCCGGCCCGCATGCACTGGAACCCGGCCGAGGGCTGCGCCGAGCGCGAGACCGCCGCCGCCCGCGCCCTCGCCCTGCTGGCCCCCGTACGCCCCCAGGCCCGGATGGACGCCGCGGTCGCCGACACCGCGGAGACCCTGCTCCGCAGCTGGCTCCAGGCGGCCGCCCTCGGCGACCGCCCGTTCAAACAGCTCCACCGCTGGACCCAGGGCAACGGCGCCCAGGACCCGGTCCGCATCCTGCGCACCCACCCCCAGGCGGCCCCCGGCGCCGCCGGCGAACTGGAGAGCGCCCTCACCGCGCACCCCGAACGCCGTGAAATGGCCCAGCACCTGACGGCCCGCGCCCTCGCCTGCCTGACCTCGATCCACATCCGCGAGGCCTGCAATCCGAACCGAACGGATTCGCTCACTTTGGCTTCGTTCGTCACCGAGGGGGGCACCCTCTACCTGGTGGGCGAACCTCTGGAAGACCCCCGCACCCACCCGGGTGCGATGCCCCTGCTCACCGCACTCGCCGCTGACGTGGTCGAGCACGGCCGCCGCATGGCCGCACGGTCATCCCACGGTCGGCTCGCCCCACCACTCACCCTCGTCCTGGACGATGTCGCGGCGGTCGCCCCG
- a CDS encoding thioesterase family protein yields MGDAEGFFERVDAGRFLATEYTRGPWDPGAQHAGPPAALLGRAVEDRPDARAGMRIARITYEILRPVPIGALEVATRVLRSGRGTEVVEASLTPGGGAAPVMVARALRIRVAEEAVPAVVPGPQVPPPGEAGAVPFFPVPWETGYHTAMEARFTQGAFVELGPGTCWMRMRVPLVAGEEIRPLDRVLVAADSGNGISSVLDYARFVFLNGDLTVHLHRHPVGEWACVESRTAVDAAGIGLVDARLHDEKGPIGRAAQSLFVAPR; encoded by the coding sequence ATGGGCGATGCGGAGGGGTTCTTCGAGCGGGTGGACGCCGGCCGGTTCCTGGCCACGGAGTACACCCGCGGGCCGTGGGACCCGGGCGCGCAGCACGCCGGCCCGCCGGCCGCGCTGCTCGGGCGGGCCGTCGAGGACCGGCCCGACGCCCGCGCCGGCATGCGGATCGCCCGGATCACGTACGAGATCCTGCGGCCGGTGCCGATCGGCGCCCTGGAGGTCGCCACCCGCGTGCTGCGCTCGGGCCGCGGCACCGAGGTGGTCGAGGCCTCCCTCACCCCGGGGGGCGGGGCGGCGCCGGTGATGGTGGCGCGGGCCCTGCGCATCAGGGTGGCCGAGGAGGCGGTGCCGGCGGTGGTGCCGGGGCCGCAGGTGCCGCCGCCCGGGGAGGCGGGGGCGGTGCCGTTCTTCCCGGTGCCGTGGGAGACCGGCTACCACACGGCCATGGAGGCCCGGTTCACCCAGGGCGCCTTCGTGGAGCTCGGGCCCGGCACCTGCTGGATGCGGATGAGGGTCCCGCTCGTCGCCGGGGAGGAGATCCGGCCGCTGGACCGGGTGCTGGTCGCGGCCGACTCCGGCAACGGCATCAGCTCCGTGCTGGACTACGCCCGGTTCGTCTTCCTCAACGGCGACCTGACGGTCCATCTGCACCGCCATCCGGTCGGCGAATGGGCCTGCGTGGAATCGCGTACGGCCGTGGACGCGGCCGGCATCGGTCTGGTCGACGCCCGGCTGCACGACGAGAAGGGCCCCATCGGGCGCGCCGCGCAGAGCCTGTTCGTCGCTCCGCGGTAG